In a single window of the Streptacidiphilus sp. P02-A3a genome:
- a CDS encoding HipA family kinase, whose protein sequence is MVDPSGTGRPGQASDAATWRMVEWLMGGGWPLPEGEVARVADHAADRTADHAAGTGLPEVTALRYLAPLRAGGSVPGIVETDDLGTYVVKFAGAAQGRKALVAEVIVGELGRRLGLPVPELVLVDFDPAVAAEEPDPEVQDILRASAGRNLGMDYLPGARDVTARELSGALAVPPAEAGRVVWFDALVGNVDRTVHNPNLMLWHGRLWLIDHGAALIFHHRWSGAAEAVTRRYPMTAHALGAFQPDVAAADAELAPLVTEELLDEVVGLVPDEWLADEPGFESPGQLRAAYTAHLAARAARSRAWLPEEFGTPEELARAESARLAATLAQRPAWLQHVPG, encoded by the coding sequence ATGGTTGACCCTTCGGGTACGGGTCGGCCGGGGCAGGCGTCGGACGCCGCGACCTGGCGGATGGTGGAGTGGCTGATGGGCGGCGGCTGGCCGCTCCCGGAAGGAGAGGTGGCGCGGGTGGCGGACCATGCGGCGGACCGGACGGCGGACCACGCGGCGGGCACCGGCCTGCCGGAGGTCACCGCGCTGCGCTACCTGGCGCCACTGCGCGCGGGCGGGTCGGTGCCCGGCATCGTCGAGACCGACGACCTGGGCACCTACGTGGTGAAGTTCGCCGGGGCCGCCCAGGGCCGCAAGGCGCTGGTGGCCGAGGTCATCGTCGGCGAGCTGGGGCGGCGGCTCGGCCTGCCGGTGCCGGAGCTGGTGCTGGTCGACTTCGACCCGGCGGTGGCCGCCGAGGAGCCCGACCCCGAGGTCCAGGACATCCTGCGGGCCAGCGCCGGACGCAACCTCGGCATGGACTACCTGCCCGGCGCGCGGGACGTCACCGCGCGGGAGCTGTCCGGCGCGCTCGCCGTCCCCCCGGCCGAGGCCGGGCGGGTGGTCTGGTTCGACGCGCTGGTCGGCAACGTCGACCGGACGGTGCACAACCCCAACCTGATGCTCTGGCACGGGCGGCTGTGGCTGATCGACCACGGCGCGGCGCTGATCTTCCACCACCGCTGGTCCGGCGCGGCCGAGGCGGTCACCCGGCGCTACCCGATGACCGCGCACGCGCTCGGGGCCTTCCAGCCCGACGTGGCCGCCGCCGACGCCGAGCTGGCGCCGCTCGTCACCGAGGAGCTGCTGGACGAGGTGGTCGGGCTGGTACCGGACGAGTGGCTGGCGGACGAGCCCGGCTTCGAGTCGCCCGGGCAGCTGCGCGCCGCCTACACCGCGCACCTCGCGGCCCGCGCCGCGCGGTCCCGGGCCTGGCTGCCGGAGGAGTTCGGTACCCCGGAGGAGCTGGCCAGGGCCGAGTCGGCGCGGCTGGCGGCGACCCTCGCCCAGCGCCCGGCCTGGCTCCAGCACGTGCCGGGCTGA
- a CDS encoding 2-dehydropantoate 2-reductase: MRICVLGAGAIGGYLGARLAASGLETSAVARGATLAALREHGWRVVSEQGTVNAPVRAVADASELGEQDLVVLAVKSQSLDAALPALTPLLGPDTIVLAALNGVPWWFLDGFGGPCAGRRLAGVDPSGRIAAAVPTRRVLGCVVHLSCSVPEPGLVRHGGGRGLILGEPDGSESPRVREVAALLAGAGFEATVSRQIQRDVWYKLWGNMTINPVSALTGATADRILDDELVLGFCHAAMREAAAVGAAIGCPITELPEERSTLTRKLGPFRSSMLQDADAGRSLELGALVGAVREIGELVGVPTPNIDALLGLTRLSARVRGLG; encoded by the coding sequence ATGCGGATATGTGTGCTCGGGGCGGGAGCCATCGGCGGTTACCTCGGTGCGCGGCTGGCCGCCTCCGGGCTGGAGACCTCGGCCGTGGCCCGGGGCGCGACCCTGGCCGCGCTGCGGGAGCACGGCTGGCGGGTGGTCTCCGAGCAGGGCACGGTCAACGCGCCGGTAAGGGCCGTCGCCGACGCGTCGGAGCTGGGCGAGCAGGACCTGGTGGTGCTCGCGGTCAAGAGCCAGTCGCTGGACGCCGCGCTGCCCGCGCTGACCCCGCTGCTGGGCCCGGACACGATCGTCCTGGCCGCGCTGAACGGCGTCCCCTGGTGGTTCCTGGACGGCTTCGGCGGGCCCTGCGCGGGGCGGCGGCTGGCCGGGGTCGACCCGTCCGGGCGGATCGCGGCGGCGGTGCCGACCCGCCGGGTGCTCGGCTGCGTCGTCCACCTGAGCTGTAGCGTCCCGGAGCCGGGGCTGGTCCGGCACGGCGGCGGGCGCGGGCTGATCCTGGGCGAGCCGGACGGCAGCGAGTCGCCGCGGGTCCGGGAGGTGGCGGCGCTGCTGGCCGGGGCCGGGTTCGAGGCCACGGTCTCCCGGCAGATCCAGCGGGACGTCTGGTACAAGCTGTGGGGCAATATGACCATCAACCCGGTCTCCGCCCTCACCGGGGCCACCGCCGACCGGATCCTGGACGACGAACTGGTGCTCGGGTTCTGCCACGCGGCGATGCGGGAGGCGGCGGCGGTCGGCGCCGCGATCGGCTGCCCGATCACCGAACTCCCGGAAGAGCGCAGCACGTTGACCCGCAAGCTGGGACCGTTCCGGAGCTCCATGCTGCAGGACGCCGATGCCGGGCGCAGCCTGGAACTCGGCGCGCTGGTCGGCGCGGTCCGCGAGATCGGCGAGCTGGTGGGCGTGCCCACCCCGAACATCGACGCCCTGCTCGGGCTGACCCGGCTCAGCGCCCGGGTCCGCGGCCTGGGCTGA